The genome window TCAACGGGCGGCTGCAAGGCGCTTGGTGCGGATTAGTGCCCAGAGCGCCAGCAAATCCGACCGGCGCAAGTATGCGATGAGCAGGCCAAAAACCCAGACCGCGCAGGCTTTCTTGAACAGGTCGGCGCCATCATTGTAGGGATCGATGCCGAGCGGGCTGACGACGTGAAAGAAAATTGCACCGGTCATAATGCCGGTCGCCATGAGCGCCCCGATCGCTTGGGTACGCGGGTAGAGAATGAGCAGCGAGGCGATGAGTTCGGCGACACCCGTCCCGATCCGCATGGCGGCTTCGTAACCCGGAAAACCAAGCCATTTGGTTAGAATATCAAACAGATAAACGCTGCCTGGATGACCGGTGAATTTATATTGAAGATACCACAGGAAGACCCAGGCGATGAAGAGTGCCGGGGGCCAGGGAAGGAAGCGGTTCAGGGTGGCGGGCATAGCGGACCTCGGGATGAAAGGCGGTTGATGCTTGTTCGCTGCCACCACGGCGGGAGTTACAGAGGGCACGGTCGTAGCAGTTCAAATGTAAGCGCGAATTTCTCAGCACCTTTTGAATTCATCGTGTTTTGGCA of Elstera cyanobacteriorum contains these proteins:
- a CDS encoding DoxX family protein, producing the protein MPATLNRFLPWPPALFIAWVFLWYLQYKFTGHPGSVYLFDILTKWLGFPGYEAAMRIGTGVAELIASLLILYPRTQAIGALMATGIMTGAIFFHVVSPLGIDPYNDGADLFKKACAVWVFGLLIAYLRRSDLLALWALIRTKRLAAAR